The window CTTGCCACTTTGTCGAAGTGTTCTGCTCGAGAATCCCCAAAAGGTTTACAAAGTCTCGCACAGTCTGGCGTGGCGTCTGAAAGTACGCGGCGCCCATCCGCTGCTGACAGTCCTGGAGGTAGCTGATGATTCCCTCGTCAGAAATCAAGTGCTTGGTCGGATCACCCCCAGCAAAAACACTTCGAACATTGCTCAACAACACGAAGCAGTCTTCGGGACTCAGATTCTGCAGTTTGATGATTGGGGTGGAGAAATCCCTGCGATCCTCCGATGCGAAGCGATTTGGTGCAAGCCGAGTTTGCAGTGCCTCGTAACTGTAGAGCCCGCGACGTTTGTCTTCGACACACTCGTCCGTTCCCGCCAGCAAAAAGCAAAGTCCTTCGGCGCGCCCTTGGAGGCAATCGTTGATGATCCGCAAAATCGCCTCGAGATTCTTGTTGCGCGCGATCGTATTTGTGAGCCGATGTGTCAGCACCACAAGTTCATCGATGTTGACCAGCAGTCCCTTGTAGCCGGCGAGCCGCGCGAAGGCGGCCCACAGCTTCAAGTAGTCGTAGCCGTTGCTGTCGTCGATAATCGTGCGTACGCCAAGGGCTTCGCGGGCTTCTGTCTTCGTGGCATACTCGCCCCGAAACCAGCGAAGCGCTTTGTCCTGCAGGTCTTCGTTGTGGCTTTGATACGCGTCGTAGTACTTTGTCATTACGGTAGCAAAGTCAAATCCAGCGACTAGGTCTTGCAGGCCACGCAGTTGCTTTGTGATTTGAAGGCGAGTGTCCTCCGCGTCACCGCCGCCAGTTTTCACTTCGTGGTCGATTTCGCCGATCCATCGCTCCACACAGCTGTGAAGTGCTCCGCCCTCGGGCTTCGCGCGGGTAGCAAGGTTGCGCATCAATTCAGCATAGAGCGCCCGACCCTCGCCTCCGGTGCCATACAGTCGTCGGTCGGTAGTAATGTCTGCCTGCAAAACGATAAATTTGCGCTGCAGTGCTACATTACGAATGAGGTTCAGAAAGAATGTCTTGCCACTCCCAAAACGCCCAACGATGAATCGTACGGTCGAGCTGCCTTCCTCCACGATTTGCAGATCCTTAACCAGCGCCTCAACTTCCTCCTTTCTGCCAACTTGGATGTGGGGGAGGCCGATTGCCGGCACAACGCCGGCTTTCAGCGACTGAAGGATGGCAGTGCGTTCCCGAACCGGAATCTTCGACATTGGGTTCACTTGCGCAGGATGTGGGAATGAATGACGAGCTGATCTCCTTCTTCAATCAACCAGTCGCCAAATTGCTCTTGAGACCATTCATTGATTGACTCGATCGCCCCGTTCAGCATTACATGGTGCGACTTGGCAAGTTCGCGAGCCTCTGTGATTGTCCATGCTGGCTTCGTGAGGAGGGCGCGGAAGAACGGCTGATAGCGAATGTCCAGGCTTGCGTCAGCCGAGTGCTCCGCATTTAGAATCGCAGCCCGATCAATGACTGCGGTCGATTCGCTAGCAGGCCTCAGTGTAGCGGTCGATAGCGTCAATGTCGAAGCGAGCGGCGCCGACGAGATTTCTGGTTCGTCTTCGACATCCATCGCATCCTGCAAGATTCGGGCAACTTCCTTTGTCTCATCCATAATTCTAGACACAGCACGCAGATCGAGGCGAAATTCCTCGGGTTTGGCAACTACGGTTTGCTTCGGAGCTTCGATCGGCTTTGCTGTTGCGAGGGGAGCAAGCAACTTGTCCAGGTCAGCTGCGTCAAGTTCCAGCTGCGAATAAAGTCGCCTCAGTGACGCCATTTCCCCAGAGGTGATCACCTGATCGGCAGCCGCAATGCCAACCAAGAATTCACCAATTAGTCTGCGCTGCTGCTTCCCTAGCTTTTTGCGGATCGCAGCGGAGACTCGAGCCTCCTTGGGCGGATTTAGGCAAAGCAACTGTCGTCGGCATTGAAAACGTTTCACCTCATCCGCGGTCAAAGTGAACTGGTCTTCAAGTTGCTTGGCGATAATCGCCAACTCTTCCTCATCCACTTTGTCGTCTGCGGCCGCGATATGCACGCCTAGTTCGAGCAATAGGGCCGCCGCCTGATAGGTTGCGGCATTTGATCGCTCGACTGACTCCCGCTCGAAAAGTACAACATTGTCGTCCCAGCGATAGTTTTTTCCCGTCAACCGCGCGTCGGGTTCAACCCCAATCGCGAGGCAGTCCGCGGTCGACAGCAATCTGTCGCACTGCGATTTGAGCAATGTTGTGCGTTGCTCGAATCCTTTCAAGGCGGCCAGTGCTGCAACTGGAACAACGGGCAGACCGTTCGAGCTGGATCGATCGGCCCAGAGCTGAATCCACTGATCCGTTTCGGGATGCTCCCCGATGCGAAGTTCGCTTGGCAGCGCCTCAAAGGCATCGGCGCTGAGAGGTCCCTTCCCGGTGCGGCTAACTTTGTCGAAAGCGCGCAATTCTTCGATGCATTGTTCCCAAATCTCCAAAAGGGGTTTGAACTGTGACGAGATTCCCAGCACGTCAGGGAGTTCTAGTAAGGAGCGGGAGAATTGACCTGCCAATTGCGATTGATTCAGCGTCGCACTGGCCGCGTGGTAGTGCACGGGGCGGCTGCGCTTCGCCGATTTGAGCAACACTCCATTTCCAAATCGATCGTAATATCGCTTCGCAAATAACTCCTTGAAGCGAGTTTCTTGACGCCGGACGACAACGCTAGACGGAGTTCGAGGATCAAGCTGCGCCGCGAGGAAGGCGACATCCACCGGCAATGGCAAAGACCTCTCCTGAAAATAGGCCAGGCATTGCGCGAGCAGCTGTTCGTCCCACTTCGAAGTCGACGAGATTGCTGAACGGAATAGCTGATCGGTGAGCCCGCCAAGCCGGCCTGCCAACGCAACAGTGATCCACAAAAGTGACGCAGAATATCGATCGAACGAGCGAGAGTCGCGATAAATCGTTCGCAGTCGCAGAACTTCTTCGATGATTGGCAGATGATCCGCCCCATCAATCAGTACGCGTCGCTCCAGCCCGTAGAAGTAAATGAAAACGTAGCCGAGTTCAATCGCTGGATCGCGTCGTCCTCCCGCAAGCCAGTCCAGGTATTTTGCGCGTTGCTGGGATGTGGCTTCTGCATAACTGGGCCAGTAAGGAAGGCGGTCCTTGGGATTTGCGCCGGGTGGAGCGATCGGCAGTGAACCGTCGATTAGTGAAGCGTCGGGGGCCTTGAATGAAGGCAGGCCTGCTGTGACGTAAACCAACGGCTCGCTAAGCGCGAACCGACCCAAATTGAGGGTTGTGCCTCGGCCGAAAAAGTCACCGGCGCCTGGTCGGAGGTTGGCGCCTTGCTCATTGAGAGTATGTCCGCCCCGGCGCGATACTGGAGAAATGAAAAAGTTGGATAGGGAAAATCCTGGTTTCTGCGGAATCGACTGGACAGTCGTACTCTCTCGTGACTTCAGCGGGACCACAACGGCTTCGCTTGCAACTGCGCCATGCGGAGGTGGGGTTGCTGCTTTCGTTGACTCCACCGTTTGCAACTTCGGAGCAGAATTAGTTTCTTTAGACTGAAT is drawn from Anatilimnocola floriformis and contains these coding sequences:
- a CDS encoding ATP-binding protein; this translates as MSKIPVRERTAILQSLKAGVVPAIGLPHIQVGRKEEVEALVKDLQIVEEGSSTVRFIVGRFGSGKTFFLNLIRNVALQRKFIVLQADITTDRRLYGTGGEGRALYAELMRNLATRAKPEGGALHSCVERWIGEIDHEVKTGGGDAEDTRLQITKQLRGLQDLVAGFDFATVMTKYYDAYQSHNEDLQDKALRWFRGEYATKTEAREALGVRTIIDDSNGYDYLKLWAAFARLAGYKGLLVNIDELVVLTHRLTNTIARNKNLEAILRIINDCLQGRAEGLCFLLAGTDECVEDKRRGLYSYEALQTRLAPNRFASEDRRDFSTPIIKLQNLSPEDCFVLLSNVRSVFAGGDPTKHLISDEGIISYLQDCQQRMGAAYFQTPRQTVRDFVNLLGILEQNTSTKWQELLRSKEFVSPTDPHSIQGKSETSETDLSEFSL
- a CDS encoding tellurite resistance TerB family protein, producing MGQEDIHPGLLFALLVAGHITAAIILTIAFGACLSMFLVAAAVLIELGVWQWRKLGPQIGEAVKYHSERSLNLARFQEFLGNDSPKIADSDSATSPVSSSAPIQSKETNSAPKLQTVESTKAATPPPHGAVASEAVVVPLKSRESTTVQSIPQKPGFSLSNFFISPVSRRGGHTLNEQGANLRPGAGDFFGRGTTLNLGRFALSEPLVYVTAGLPSFKAPDASLIDGSLPIAPPGANPKDRLPYWPSYAEATSQQRAKYLDWLAGGRRDPAIELGYVFIYFYGLERRVLIDGADHLPIIEEVLRLRTIYRDSRSFDRYSASLLWITVALAGRLGGLTDQLFRSAISSTSKWDEQLLAQCLAYFQERSLPLPVDVAFLAAQLDPRTPSSVVVRRQETRFKELFAKRYYDRFGNGVLLKSAKRSRPVHYHAASATLNQSQLAGQFSRSLLELPDVLGISSQFKPLLEIWEQCIEELRAFDKVSRTGKGPLSADAFEALPSELRIGEHPETDQWIQLWADRSSSNGLPVVPVAALAALKGFEQRTTLLKSQCDRLLSTADCLAIGVEPDARLTGKNYRWDDNVVLFERESVERSNAATYQAAALLLELGVHIAAADDKVDEEELAIIAKQLEDQFTLTADEVKRFQCRRQLLCLNPPKEARVSAAIRKKLGKQQRRLIGEFLVGIAAADQVITSGEMASLRRLYSQLELDAADLDKLLAPLATAKPIEAPKQTVVAKPEEFRLDLRAVSRIMDETKEVARILQDAMDVEDEPEISSAPLASTLTLSTATLRPASESTAVIDRAAILNAEHSADASLDIRYQPFFRALLTKPAWTITEARELAKSHHVMLNGAIESINEWSQEQFGDWLIEEGDQLVIHSHILRK